A window from Lytechinus pictus isolate F3 Inbred chromosome 9, Lp3.0, whole genome shotgun sequence encodes these proteins:
- the LOC129272468 gene encoding uncharacterized protein LOC129272468, whose product MEQQLVITNTVFQQKDSLKTTWMHPRSKHWHLIDYVLVRGRDLNDILHTRVMPSAECHTDHRLVRCKLRMHFKPKLRKGGPRRKKFDLNKLQSAEVKAEFQVGIQAKLENNSCLEDPSPETLWNSLKASILQSSEETIGFSIKKSRDWFDENNKEIQELLEKKRSAHLSHPSCPVKKAAFRHICNNLQREFRVMQNEWWTKLAARTQQYADAGDYRSFYEAIRAVYGPRHQAQCPLRSADGLTLLKDKTSILTRWSEHFQALFGADRVVQDSATLRIPQLSVKEELDIPPSLQELTKAIEQMKSGKAAGVDGILPEIWKCGGPVLHNKLHELLVCCWEQGKLPGDLRDAVIITLYKNKGERSDCSNYRGITLLSIAGKIFARVLLNRLVPAIAEDHFPETQCGFRANRGTTDMVFVLRQLQEKCREQNKGLYITFVDLTKAFDTVSRKGLWLILERLGCPPRFLSMIIQLHENQRGQVRLNSHHSESFPITNGVKQGCVLAPTLFSIFFSVMLKQAMEGLDEDEAVYIRYRLDGSLFNLRRLQAHTKTCEQIFRDLLFADDAALVAHTERALQCLTSCFAEAAQLFGLEVSLKKTEVLHQPAPREEYRLPHITIGETVLKSVHQFTYLGCTITSDAKIDREVDNRLAKANSAFGRLYKRVWRNKHLKRGTKISVYRAVVLTTLLYGSESWVTYRHHMRLLERFHQRCLRIILNIHWTDYVTNVEVLEQAEIPSIEAMLLKTQLRWAGHISRMEDHRLPKIALYGELSTGNRDRGAPKKRFKDILKKSLGTCHIDHCQWSTLAADRASWRHIVHQAASSFEESRKDHLREKRRRRKNREASAATPNVTFDCGRCGRACLSRIGLVSHMRACSRRGLPL is encoded by the coding sequence ATGGAACAACAACTTGTCATTACCAACACCGTCTTCCAGCAAAAGGACAGTCTCAAGACAACATGGATGCATCCTCGTTCTAAACACTGGCACCTCATTGACTATGTCTTAGTGCGTGGACGTGACCTAAACGACATCCTTCACACCAGAGTGATGCCCAGCGCAGAATGTCATACTGACCATCGCCTAGTGCGCTGCAAACTCAGGATGCATTTCAAACCTAAGCTAAGAAAGGGAGGCCCCCGCAGGAAAAAGTTTGATCTCAACAAGCTACAGTCAGCTGAAGTGAAAGCTGAGTTCCAGGTAGGCATACAGGCCAAGCTTGAAAACAACAGCTGCCTAGAGGATCCTTCTCCTGAAACACTATGGAACTCGCTTAAAGCTTCCATTCTGCAGTCATCTGAGGAAACTATCGGGTTTTCCATAAAGAAGAGCAGAGATTGGTTTGACGAAAACAACAAAGAGATCCAGGAACTGCTGGAAAAGAAGAGATCGGCCCACCTGTCACATCCGTCCTGTCCTGTGAAGAAAGCTGCCTTCCGTCACATCTGCAACAACCTCCAGCGTGAGTTTCGTGTGATGCAAAATGAGTGGTGGACCAAACTTGCAGCAAGAACACAGCAGTACGCCGATGCTGGTGACTACAGAAGCTTCTATGAAGCCATCAGGGCTGTTTATGGCCCCAGACACCAGGCTCAGTGTCCATTACGCAGTGCGGATGGACTGACACTCCTCAAAGACAAGACATCTATCCTTACCCGATGGTCTGAGCACTTTCAGGCACTCTTTGGAGCTGACCGGGTTGTCCAGGACTCAGCAACCCTCCGCATCCCCCAGCTGTCAGTCAAGGAGGAACTGGATATACCGCCCTCTCTGCAAGAACTTACAAAAGCCATTGAGCAGATGAAGAGTGGCAAAGCAGCAGGAGTTGATGGAATTTTACCTGAGATATGGAAATGTGGAGGACCAGTGTTACACAACAAGCTCCATGAACTCCTTGTCTGTTGTTGGGAACAGGGCAAGCTACCAGGAGACCTCCGCGATGCAGTCATCATTACCTTATACAAGAATAAGGGGGAAAGGTCTGACTGCTCAAACTACAGGGGTATCACTCTACTGTCCATCGCAGGAAAAATCTTTGCCCGAGTGCTCTTGAATAGGCTAGTACCTGCCATCGCAGAAGACCACTTCCCAGAAACCCAGTGTGGCTTCAGAGCAAACCGAGGTACCACAGACATGGTCTTCGTCCTCCGTCAGCTCCAAGAGAAATGCCGGGAACAAAATAAAGGACTGTACATAACGTTTGTCGACCTAACCAAGGCATTTGACACGGTGAGCAGAAAGGGCCTCTGGCTAATCTTGGAACGCCTCGGTTGTCCCCCAAGGTTCCTCAGTATGATCATCCAGCTGCATGAAAACCAGCGTGGCCAAGTTAGGTTAAACAGCCATCACTCCGAATCTTTCCCAATCACAAACGGTGTGAAACAGGGTTGTGTCCTTGCACCGACGCTGTTCAGTATCTTCTTCAGCGTAATGCTCAAGCAGGCCATGGAAGGTCTTGATGAAGACGAGGCTGTCTACATCCGCTACCGCCTCGATGGCAGTCTATTCAATCTCAGGAGACTGCAGGCCCACACAAAAACTTGTGAGCAAATATTTAGAGACCTTCTCTTTGCCGATGATGCTGCCCTCGTTGCCCATACCGAAAGAGCCCTGCAGTGCTTGACATCCTGCTTTGCGGAGGCTGCTCAACTCTTCGGACTCGAAGTCAGCTTGAAGAAGACGGAAGTCCTCCATCAACCTGCACCCCGGGAAGAGTACCGCCTTCCTCACATCACTATTGGCGAGACTGTGTTGAAGAGCGTTCACCAGTTTACCTACCTGGGATGTACAATTACTTCAGACGCCAAGATTGACAGGGAAGTAGACAACAGACTGGCCAAAGCTAACAGTGCCTTCGGCAGACTGTACAAGCGGGTCTGGAGAAATAAGCATCTGAAAAGGGGCACCAAGATCAGCGTATACAGAGCTGTTGTCCTCACCACCCTACTGTACGGTTCTGAGTCGTGGGTAACTTACCGCCACCACATGCGACTCCTGGAGCGTTTCCATCAGCGCTGTCTCCGGATCATCCTCAACATTCACTGGACCGACTATGTCACAAATGTTGAGGTCCTTGAACAGGCGGAGATCCCCAGTATCGAGGCCATGCTGCTGAAGACTCAGCTCCGTTGGGCAGGACACATCTCAAGAATGGAAGACCATCGCCTGCCCAAGATAGCCCTGTACGGCGAACTTTCTACTGGCAATCGTGACAGAGGGGCTCCAAAGAAACGCTTCAAGGACATCCTGAAGAAGTCCCTCGGTACATGCCATATCGATCATTGCCAGTGGTCTACTCTGGCTGCTGACCGTGCTAGCTGGCGACATATAGTCCATCAGGCTGCCTCTTCTTTCGAGGAATCCCGAAAAGATCACCTGAGGGAGAAACGTCGCCGCAGAAAGAATCGCGAAGCCTCAGCAGCCACACCAAACGTGACTTTTGACTGCGGCCGCTGTGGCCGGGCCTGTCTATCACGTATTGGCCTTGTGAGTCACATGCGTGCCTGCAGTCGACGTGGACTGCCTTTATAA